A section of the Rhodobacter sp. genome encodes:
- a CDS encoding imidazolonepropionase, giving the protein MESADLILTNARLAPGPGDHRGGVAIRDGRILWVGPADAVPCAGPCRDLEGRVLTPALIDCHTHLVHGGHRAREFALRLEGASYEQIARAGGGIVSTVKATRAASEDALYAQAVPRLEALLAEGVGTVEIKSGYGLDRDTELKMLRVARRLGQAFPVRVVTSFLGAHAIPTAYAGMPDKYLTDICLPALRAAHAQGLVDAVDGFCEGIAFDTAQIARVYDEARALGLPVKLHAEQLSHRGGAALAARHGALSADHLEYATDEDARAMARAGTVAVLLPGAFYALRETQAPPVAAFRAQGVPMAIATDANPGSSPLTSLLLAMNMACTLFRLTPDEALHGVTDHAARALGLADTGRLAAGMRADLAVWSVEDPAELAYRIGFNPLFTRYFEGREC; this is encoded by the coding sequence ATGGAATCGGCTGACCTCATTCTGACCAACGCCCGGCTTGCCCCCGGACCCGGGGACCACAGGGGGGGCGTGGCCATTCGGGATGGGCGGATCCTGTGGGTCGGGCCCGCCGACGCGGTGCCCTGCGCGGGGCCGTGTCGCGATCTCGAGGGGCGGGTGCTGACCCCCGCGCTGATTGACTGCCACACGCATCTGGTGCACGGCGGGCACCGCGCCCGCGAATTCGCGCTGCGGCTGGAAGGTGCCAGCTACGAACAGATCGCCAGGGCGGGGGGCGGCATCGTTTCGACGGTCAAGGCCACCCGCGCCGCCAGCGAGGACGCGCTTTATGCACAGGCCGTGCCCCGTCTTGAGGCCCTTCTGGCCGAGGGCGTCGGCACCGTCGAGATCAAGTCGGGTTACGGGCTCGACCGCGACACCGAATTGAAAATGTTGCGCGTGGCCAGACGGTTGGGGCAGGCGTTCCCGGTGCGCGTGGTGACCAGTTTTCTGGGGGCTCACGCCATTCCCACCGCGTATGCAGGAATGCCAGACAAATATTTGACTGACATTTGTTTGCCTGCATTGCGCGCGGCCCATGCCCAGGGCCTGGTCGATGCCGTGGACGGGTTCTGCGAGGGGATCGCCTTTGACACCGCGCAGATCGCCCGTGTCTATGACGAGGCCCGCGCGCTGGGATTGCCGGTGAAACTGCACGCCGAACAACTGTCGCATCGCGGCGGGGCCGCGCTGGCCGCGCGGCATGGGGCGCTCAGCGCCGATCATCTCGAATACGCGACCGACGAGGACGCCCGCGCCATGGCCCGCGCCGGCACCGTCGCGGTGCTGCTGCCGGGCGCGTTCTATGCCCTGCGCGAGACCCAGGCACCGCCCGTCGCCGCCTTTCGGGCCCAGGGCGTGCCGATGGCGATCGCCACCGACGCGAACCCGGGCAGTTCGCCGCTGACCTCGCTGTTGCTGGCGATGAACATGGCCTGCACCCTGTTCCGCCTGACCCCGGACGAGGCCCTGCACGGCGTGACCGATCACGCCGCGCGGGCGCTGGGTCTGGCCGATACCGGGCGGCTTGCTGCCGGGATGCGCGCCGATCTGGCGGTCTGGAGTGTCGAAGACCCTGCCGAACTGGCCTATCGGATCGGCTTCAACCCGCTGTTCACCCGCTATTTCGAGGGGCGCGAATGCTGA
- the hutG gene encoding N-formylglutamate deformylase has product MTPVVVQEGASPLILAMPHTGTALPPAILARLNLRGQVLADTDWHIDRLYAGLVPDATVVRATFHRYVIDANRPPDGASLYPGQNTTGLVPETDFDGQPIWTAPPTPAEIEERRQTFHAPYHAALAAQIARVRARHGVAILYDCHSIRSHIPFLFEGRLPDFNIGTAGGTACAPQVADLVAGCCARAEGFRWVLDGRFKGGWTTRHYGRPDEGVHAVQMELAQATHLSHEAPPFAYDADRAAPLRGHLGTILNGLCALAPTLRA; this is encoded by the coding sequence ATGACGCCGGTCGTCGTGCAGGAGGGCGCAAGCCCGCTGATCCTGGCCATGCCGCACACCGGCACCGCGCTGCCGCCCGCGATCCTGGCGCGGCTCAACCTGCGCGGCCAGGTGCTGGCCGATACCGACTGGCACATCGACCGGCTCTATGCGGGGTTGGTGCCCGACGCGACCGTCGTGCGCGCCACCTTTCACCGCTACGTCATCGATGCGAATCGTCCGCCCGACGGGGCCAGCCTTTATCCCGGGCAGAACACCACGGGCCTGGTGCCCGAGACCGATTTCGACGGCCAGCCGATCTGGACCGCGCCACCGACCCCGGCCGAGATCGAGGAGCGCCGCCAGACCTTTCACGCGCCCTATCACGCGGCGCTTGCGGCGCAGATCGCGCGGGTGCGCGCCCGTCACGGGGTGGCGATCCTTTATGACTGCCATTCGATCCGCTCGCACATCCCCTTTCTGTTCGAGGGCCGGCTGCCCGATTTCAACATCGGCACGGCGGGCGGCACGGCCTGCGCCCCGCAGGTCGCGGATCTGGTCGCCGGGTGCTGTGCCCGTGCCGAAGGGTTCCGCTGGGTCCTTGACGGCCGGTTCAAGGGCGGGTGGACCACCCGCCATTATGGCCGGCCCGACGAGGGCGTTCACGCGGTGCAGATGGAACTGGCGCAGGCCACCCATCTCAGCCACGAGGCGCCCCCCTTTGCCTATGATGCCGACCGCGCCGCGCCGCTGCGCGGCCATCTCGGCACCATTCTGAACGGGCTTTGCGCCCTTGCACCCACGCTGCGCGCCTGA
- a CDS encoding formimidoylglutamate deiminase, with protein MTRIRAEQALLTTGWARDVAVTLDGARIARIEPDSAPRAGDIAVGALLPAPANLHSHAFQRAMAGMTERRGPSDSDSFWTWRQLMFRFLDQLTPEDVQAIAAFVQMEMLEAGYGASVEFHYLHHAPGGTPYADPAEMAARVVRAAQDSGIGLTLLPVLYQQGGCDGRALGPGQVRFGNTPDGFARLVEGAETALGALPDDARLGIAPHSLRAVTPEALALCTRLRPTAPLHMHLAEQTAEVDEVLAFLGARPVEWLLDHAAVDDRWCLIHCTQMQRPETLALAATRAVAGLCPITESSLGDGIFDGVAWTRAQGRFGIGSDSNIRITLSEELRTLDHSQRLRDRVRAALATPTQSTGRVLLQGAALGGAQAAGRDSGTLAEGRLADMLALDTGRVDLEGRTGDALLDAWIFAGDDRAVAEVWSAGRHLVRAGRHVARDRIETGYRAVVRRLQGV; from the coding sequence ATGACGCGCATCCGGGCTGAACAGGCGCTGCTGACGACGGGCTGGGCGCGGGACGTGGCGGTGACGCTGGACGGCGCACGCATCGCCCGGATCGAACCCGACAGCGCCCCCCGCGCGGGGGACATCGCGGTCGGCGCCTTGTTGCCCGCACCGGCGAACCTGCATTCTCACGCCTTTCAGCGCGCCATGGCCGGCATGACCGAACGGCGCGGCCCATCGGACAGCGATTCCTTTTGGACCTGGCGGCAGCTCATGTTCCGCTTCCTGGACCAGCTCACCCCCGAGGACGTTCAAGCCATCGCGGCCTTCGTCCAGATGGAGATGCTCGAGGCCGGCTATGGCGCCTCGGTCGAGTTCCACTATCTTCATCACGCCCCCGGCGGGACACCCTATGCGGACCCGGCCGAAATGGCGGCGCGCGTGGTCCGTGCGGCGCAGGACAGCGGCATCGGGCTGACCTTGTTGCCGGTTCTCTACCAACAAGGGGGGTGCGACGGGCGCGCGCTGGGTCCCGGGCAGGTGCGATTCGGCAACACGCCCGACGGTTTCGCCCGTCTGGTCGAGGGCGCGGAAACGGCCCTCGGCGCCCTGCCCGACGACGCGCGGCTGGGGATCGCCCCGCACTCGTTGCGGGCCGTGACGCCCGAGGCCCTGGCCCTGTGCACCCGCCTGCGCCCCACGGCCCCGTTGCACATGCACCTGGCCGAACAGACCGCCGAAGTGGACGAAGTCCTTGCCTTTCTGGGCGCGCGGCCGGTGGAATGGTTGCTGGACCACGCCGCCGTCGATGACCGCTGGTGCCTGATCCACTGCACCCAGATGCAGCGGCCCGAGACGCTGGCGCTGGCCGCAACCCGCGCGGTGGCGGGCCTGTGCCCGATCACCGAAAGCTCGCTGGGCGACGGGATCTTCGACGGCGTCGCCTGGACCCGCGCGCAAGGCCGGTTCGGCATCGGCTCGGACAGCAACATCCGCATCACCCTGTCCGAGGAATTGCGCACCCTGGACCATTCCCAACGCCTGCGCGACCGGGTGCGCGCAGCCCTGGCGACGCCCACGCAATCGACGGGGCGGGTCCTGTTGCAGGGCGCGGCCCTGGGCGGCGCGCAGGCCGCGGGGCGGGACAGCGGCACCCTGGCCGAGGGGCGACTGGCCGACATGCTGGCGCTGGACACCGGGCGGGTTGACCTCGAGGGGCGAACGGGCGATGCCTTGCTGGACGCGTGGATCTTTGCCGGCGACGACCGCGCCGTGGCCGAGGTCTGGTCGGCCGGCCGTCATCTGGTGCGCGCCGGTCGCCATGTCGCGCGCGACAGGATCGAGACGGGCTATCGCGCGGTGGTGCGACGCTTGCAGGGGGTATGA
- the hutH gene encoding histidine ammonia-lyase — MLILSPGATTLEQLETVYRQGVGVRLSDDCRAPVEAAQAIVARAAAGGVAVYGVNTGFGKLASVKIAPGDTARLQRNLILSHCCGVGEALDVATTRLMMVLKLLSLGRGASGVRWTVIAAIEALLARGVTPVVPSQGSVGASGDLAPLAHMTAVLIGEGEAWLEGQRISGAQALERAGIAPIVLGPKEGLALINGTQFSTALALVGLFDAWRLARAALVTGCLSTDAIMGSTAPLQPAIHSLRGHRGQIEVAATMRALMDGSVIRDSHREGDTRVQDPYCIRCQPQVLGAAVDLLRFAATTLETEANAVTDNPLVTAEGIYSGGNFHAEPVAFAADIIALALAEIGAIAQRRVALMVDPTLSHDLPPFLTPAPGLNSGYMIAEVTTAALMSENKHLATPCSTDSTPTSANQEDHVSMAAHGARRLQRMVANLAGILGVEALCAAQGIEYRAPLTTAPRLDSVVGAIRSQVPPLAEDRYLAPEIERAAQMVRQDALADAAELAFAL; from the coding sequence ATGCTGATACTGAGCCCTGGCGCGACGACGCTGGAACAACTGGAAACCGTTTACAGACAGGGCGTTGGCGTTCGTCTTTCAGACGATTGCCGGGCCCCCGTGGAGGCCGCGCAAGCGATCGTCGCGCGCGCGGCCGCGGGCGGGGTGGCGGTTTACGGTGTGAACACGGGCTTTGGCAAGCTGGCTTCGGTCAAGATCGCTCCGGGCGATACCGCGCGGCTGCAACGCAACCTGATCCTCAGCCATTGCTGCGGCGTGGGCGAGGCGCTGGACGTGGCCACCACCCGGTTGATGATGGTGCTGAAACTGCTCAGCCTTGGGCGCGGGGCTTCCGGCGTGCGCTGGACCGTGATCGCGGCGATCGAGGCGCTGTTGGCACGGGGGGTCACGCCGGTCGTGCCGTCGCAGGGATCGGTCGGGGCCTCGGGCGATCTGGCGCCGCTGGCACACATGACGGCCGTGTTGATCGGCGAAGGCGAGGCCTGGCTTGAGGGGCAGCGGATCTCTGGCGCGCAAGCCCTTGAACGCGCGGGGATTGCGCCGATCGTTCTGGGACCCAAGGAAGGCCTGGCACTGATCAACGGCACGCAGTTCTCGACCGCTCTGGCGCTGGTCGGGCTGTTCGATGCCTGGCGGCTTGCCCGCGCGGCGCTGGTCACGGGGTGCCTGTCCACGGATGCGATCATGGGGTCCACGGCGCCCCTGCAACCGGCGATACACAGCCTGCGCGGGCATCGTGGCCAGATCGAGGTCGCCGCGACGATGCGCGCGCTGATGGACGGGTCAGTCATTCGTGACAGCCACCGCGAGGGCGACACGCGGGTTCAGGATCCGTATTGCATCCGCTGCCAGCCGCAGGTTCTGGGCGCCGCCGTCGATCTGCTGCGCTTCGCCGCAACCACCCTCGAAACCGAGGCCAATGCGGTCACGGACAATCCTCTGGTAACCGCCGAGGGTATCTATTCCGGTGGGAACTTTCACGCCGAACCCGTTGCTTTCGCAGCAGATATCATCGCTCTGGCCCTGGCCGAGATCGGCGCCATCGCGCAGCGTCGCGTCGCGCTGATGGTCGATCCGACCCTCAGCCATGACCTGCCGCCTTTCCTGACGCCGGCCCCCGGGCTCAATTCGGGTTACATGATCGCCGAGGTGACGACCGCGGCCTTGATGAGCGAAAACAAGCATCTGGCCACGCCTTGTTCCACCGATTCCACGCCCACGTCGGCCAACCAGGAGGATCACGTCAGCATGGCGGCTCACGGCGCGCGGCGGTTGCAGCGGATGGTGGCCAACCTGGCCGGCATCCTGGGGGTCGAGGCGCTTTGCGCCGCGCAGGGCATCGAGTATCGCGCGCCGCTGACCACGGCGCCGCGCCTCGACTCGGTGGTCGGCGCGATCCGGTCGCAGGTGCCGCCACTGGCCGAGGACCGCTATCTGGCGCCCGAGATCGAACGCGCGGCGCAGATGGTCCGTCAGGACGCGCTGGCCGACGCCGCCGAACTGGCGTTCGCGCTATGA
- a CDS encoding UTRA domain-containing protein — MMAITGWQAARDEALRRIRARDWPPGSRIPDEADLAAEWGVARATVNRALRDLADAGYLDRRRKGGTRVPVTPVRMATFAISIIRHDIEARGQVPGYRLLSDRIAPVPEALHAQLGAGAMRHVVALHTADGAPFCLEDRWLAPRIAEGIRFDTLSANEWLVGNVSFAEGTLAFHAIAADDALVRALACAPGAALLALDRETRDLAPITWVRLVYAPGYRMETGL, encoded by the coding sequence ATGATGGCGATCACCGGCTGGCAGGCCGCGCGGGACGAGGCGTTGCGACGCATCCGCGCGCGCGACTGGCCGCCCGGCAGCCGCATCCCCGACGAGGCCGACCTGGCCGCCGAATGGGGGGTCGCTCGGGCGACCGTGAACCGCGCGCTCAGAGACCTGGCCGACGCGGGCTACCTGGACCGCAGGCGCAAAGGCGGGACACGGGTGCCGGTCACCCCGGTGCGCATGGCGACCTTCGCCATTTCCATCATCCGCCACGACATCGAGGCGCGCGGCCAGGTGCCCGGCTACCGGCTGCTGTCCGACCGGATCGCGCCGGTGCCCGAGGCGCTGCACGCGCAGCTGGGCGCCGGGGCGATGCGGCACGTGGTGGCCCTGCATACGGCCGACGGCGCGCCCTTTTGCCTCGAGGATCGCTGGCTGGCCCCCCGCATCGCCGAGGGCATCCGCTTCGACACGCTCAGCGCCAACGAATGGCTGGTCGGCAATGTCAGCTTCGCCGAGGGCACGCTGGCCTTTCACGCCATCGCCGCGGACGATGCGCTGGTCCGCGCGCTGGCCTGTGCGCCGGGCGCCGCATTGCTGGCGCTGGACCGCGAAACCCGCGATCTGGCGCCGATCACCTGGGTGCGGCTGGTCTATGCCCCGGGCTACCGCATGGAAACCGGGCTATAG
- a CDS encoding lipoprotein-releasing ABC transporter permease subunit, translating to MTPRTPPFAAFEWMIAWRYLRARRAEGGVSTMTWISLVGVALAVFALIATLAVRSGFRAEFVDTVLGANAHATIYYTGTTTPSGQMSRAIEDYADLTRRLAAVPGVSRAAPLIKGQVMATNQGRSAGVEVFGIRAEDLMAIPRIAHSDRSRGDIARFDQGIAIGEGVARELNAQVGDRIRVISPEGARTAFGTSPRVNSYEVVYIFSAGRYDIDRTRVYLPFAEAQTFFNRDGVADEIEVMLDRPEDVDSMVYPLLRAGGERAMIWTWRDSAGSFLRALDIEDNVMFIILSILVLIAAMNIISGLIMLVKNKGRDIGILRTMGLSEGSILRVFFLCGSLVGVAGTAIGVIAGCLFALYIDPIFAFVNYVAGGGVWDPSIRGIYALPAELRLVDVVKAVSLSLGLSFVVTLFPARRAARMNPVEALRYE from the coding sequence ATGACTCCACGGACACCGCCTTTCGCCGCGTTCGAGTGGATGATCGCCTGGCGCTATCTGCGCGCGCGCCGGGCCGAGGGCGGGGTCAGCACGATGACCTGGATCTCGCTGGTCGGGGTGGCGCTGGCGGTGTTTGCGCTGATTGCCACGCTGGCCGTGCGCTCGGGTTTTCGGGCCGAGTTCGTGGACACGGTGTTGGGCGCGAACGCCCACGCGACGATCTATTACACCGGCACCACGACCCCCAGCGGGCAGATGAGCCGGGCGATCGAGGATTACGCCGACCTGACGCGCCGGCTGGCCGCGGTGCCCGGCGTGAGCCGCGCGGCCCCCCTCATCAAGGGGCAGGTGATGGCGACCAATCAGGGCCGCAGTGCCGGGGTCGAGGTGTTCGGCATCCGCGCCGAAGACCTGATGGCCATTCCGCGCATTGCCCATTCCGACCGGTCGCGCGGCGACATCGCGCGCTTCGATCAGGGCATTGCCATCGGCGAGGGGGTCGCGCGCGAGTTGAACGCGCAGGTCGGCGACCGGATTCGCGTGATCTCGCCCGAGGGCGCGCGCACGGCCTTCGGCACGTCGCCGCGCGTCAACAGCTACGAGGTGGTCTACATCTTTTCGGCCGGGCGCTACGACATCGACCGCACGCGCGTCTATCTGCCCTTTGCCGAGGCGCAGACCTTTTTCAATCGCGACGGTGTCGCCGACGAGATCGAGGTGATGCTCGACCGGCCGGAAGACGTGGATTCGATGGTCTACCCCTTGCTGCGCGCGGGTGGCGAGCGGGCGATGATCTGGACCTGGCGCGACAGTGCGGGCAGCTTTCTGCGGGCGCTGGATATCGAGGACAACGTGATGTTCATCATCCTGTCGATCCTGGTGCTGATCGCGGCGATGAACATCATTTCGGGCCTCATCATGCTGGTCAAGAACAAGGGCCGCGACATCGGCATCCTGCGCACCATGGGATTGAGCGAGGGGTCGATCCTGCGCGTGTTCTTCCTGTGCGGTTCGTTGGTGGGGGTCGCGGGCACCGCGATCGGCGTGATCGCGGGCTGCCTGTTCGCGCTTTACATCGACCCGATCTTTGCCTTTGTGAACTACGTCGCGGGGGGCGGGGTCTGGGATCCGTCGATCCGGGGCATCTATGCGCTGCCGGCCGAACTGCGGCTGGTCGATGTGGTCAAGGCGGTGTCGCTGTCGCTGGGCCTGTCCTTTGTGGTCACGCTGTTTCCCGCCCGGCGCGCGGCACGCATGAACCCGGTGGAGGCCCTGCGCTATGAATAG
- a CDS encoding urocanate hydratase, translated as MTDPRHNTRDVFPPTGLAITAKSWQTEAAMRMLMNNLHPDVAENPHELVVYGGIGRAARTWKDFDLIVDSLKRLDEDQTLLVQSGKPVGVFRTHADAPRVLIANSNLVPHWANWDHFNALDKAGLMMYGQMTAGSWIYIGTQGIVQGTFETFAEAGRQHYGGDLRGKWILTAGLGGMGGAQPLAAVMAGACCLAVECDETRADFRIRTRYCDAKAHSLDAALALIADWTARGEVKSVALIGNAAEVFPELLRRMQAGGPRPDIVTDQTSAHDPVHGYLPLGWSVAEWRAKQESDPKAVERAARASMKTHVAAMVGFWKAGVPTLDYGNNIRQVALDEGLTDAFAFPGFVPAYIRPLFCKGIGPFRWCALSGDPEDIAKTDAKMKELFPDNAHLHRWLDMAAERIAFQGLPARICWIGLGERHKAGLAFNAMVRSGELKAPVVIGRDHLDSGSVASPNRETEAMRDGSDAVSDWPLLNALLNTASGATWVSLHHGGGVGMGFSQHAGMVIVCDGTEAADKRLARVLWNDPATGVMRHADAGYDIALDCARAHQLDLPGIL; from the coding sequence ATGACCGACCCCCGACACAACACCCGCGATGTCTTTCCCCCGACCGGCCTCGCGATCACCGCGAAAAGCTGGCAGACCGAGGCTGCGATGCGGATGCTGATGAACAATCTGCACCCCGATGTGGCCGAGAACCCGCATGAGCTGGTGGTCTATGGCGGGATCGGCCGCGCGGCGCGAACCTGGAAGGACTTCGATCTGATCGTGGACAGCCTGAAGCGGTTGGACGAGGACCAGACCCTGCTGGTGCAGTCCGGCAAGCCGGTGGGCGTGTTCCGCACCCATGCCGACGCGCCGCGCGTGTTGATCGCCAATTCCAACCTGGTGCCGCATTGGGCGAACTGGGATCATTTCAACGCGCTCGATAAGGCCGGGCTGATGATGTATGGCCAGATGACCGCCGGGTCCTGGATCTACATCGGCACGCAGGGCATTGTGCAGGGCACGTTCGAGACCTTTGCCGAGGCCGGGCGCCAGCATTACGGCGGCGATCTGCGCGGCAAATGGATCCTGACGGCGGGTCTGGGCGGCATGGGGGGCGCGCAACCCCTGGCGGCGGTCATGGCGGGGGCTTGCTGCCTGGCCGTCGAATGCGACGAGACGCGCGCCGATTTCCGCATCCGCACCCGCTATTGCGACGCCAAGGCCCACAGCCTGGACGCGGCCTTGGCACTGATCGCCGACTGGACCGCCCGGGGCGAGGTGAAATCTGTCGCGCTGATCGGCAATGCGGCCGAGGTGTTCCCGGAACTCCTGCGCCGGATGCAAGCGGGCGGCCCGCGCCCCGACATCGTCACCGACCAGACCAGCGCGCACGATCCGGTGCACGGCTATCTGCCGCTGGGCTGGAGTGTGGCGGAATGGCGCGCGAAGCAGGAGAGCGACCCCAAGGCCGTCGAGCGCGCGGCGCGGGCCAGCATGAAAACCCATGTCGCCGCGATGGTCGGGTTCTGGAAGGCGGGGGTGCCGACGCTGGACTATGGCAACAACATCCGCCAGGTTGCGCTGGACGAGGGGCTGACCGACGCCTTTGCCTTTCCCGGCTTCGTTCCGGCCTATATCCGGCCGCTGTTCTGCAAGGGGATCGGGCCGTTTCGCTGGTGCGCGCTGTCGGGCGACCCCGAGGATATCGCGAAGACCGACGCCAAGATGAAGGAGTTGTTCCCCGACAACGCCCATCTGCACCGCTGGCTGGACATGGCCGCCGAGCGGATCGCCTTTCAGGGGCTGCCGGCGCGCATCTGCTGGATCGGCCTGGGCGAGCGGCACAAGGCGGGGCTTGCGTTCAACGCGATGGTGCGCAGCGGCGAGTTGAAGGCACCGGTGGTGATCGGGCGCGACCATCTGGACAGCGGCTCGGTCGCCTCGCCCAATCGCGAGACGGAGGCGATGCGCGATGGATCGGACGCGGTGTCGGACTGGCCCTTGCTGAACGCGCTGCTGAACACGGCCTCGGGTGCGACCTGGGTCAGCCTGCATCACGGCGGCGGGGTCGGTATGGGGTTCAGCCAGCACGCCGGAATGGTCATCGTCTGCGACGGGACCGAGGCTGCGGACAAGCGGTTGGCGCGGGTGTTGTGGAACGACCCGGCGACCGGCGTGATGCGGCACGCGGATGCGGGCTACGACATCGCGCTGGACTGCGCGCGCGCGCACCAGCTGGACCTGCCCGGCATCCTGTGA
- a CDS encoding L,D-transpeptidase encodes MNVLFRAAIAAALLLAPVAAHAHAIVARVSVGTQTMHVYLDGQLRYEWPVSTAGNGYITPRGEWEPTWLSRWHRSRQYNNAPMPFAIFYYEGYAIHATEATWALGRPASHGCVRLHPDNAALLFSMVEQEGMENMRVIVTD; translated from the coding sequence ATGAATGTCCTGTTTCGGGCCGCGATCGCGGCCGCTCTGCTGTTGGCGCCCGTCGCCGCCCATGCCCATGCCATTGTTGCACGCGTCAGCGTCGGAACGCAGACGATGCATGTCTATCTGGACGGTCAGTTGCGCTATGAATGGCCGGTCTCGACCGCGGGCAATGGCTATATCACGCCGCGCGGCGAGTGGGAGCCGACCTGGCTGTCGCGCTGGCACCGTTCGCGGCAATACAACAATGCGCCGATGCCCTTCGCGATCTTCTATTACGAAGGCTACGCCATCCACGCGACCGAGGCCACCTGGGCGCTGGGGCGCCCGGCCAGCCACGGTTGCGTGCGCTTGCATCCCGACAACGCCGCGCTGCTCTTTTCCATGGTCGAGCAGGAGGGGATGGAGAACATGCGCGTGATCGTCACCGATTGA
- the cobU gene encoding bifunctional adenosylcobinamide kinase/adenosylcobinamide-phosphate guanylyltransferase has protein sequence MSVTLVLGGARSGKSALAERLTRASGPAPVYLATAQAWDDEMRARIEQHRADRAGQGWHTVESPLAMPAALAAVPETAPVLVDCLTLWLTNLLLGEADIESATRALLAALDRAGDTVLVANETGLGIVPDNALARRFRDSAGRLNQQIAARADHVVFVAAGLPLVLKGAPAL, from the coding sequence ATGAGCGTGACGCTGGTTCTGGGCGGCGCCCGGTCGGGCAAGAGCGCGCTGGCCGAGCGCCTGACACGGGCGTCCGGTCCGGCACCCGTCTATCTGGCGACCGCGCAGGCCTGGGACGACGAGATGCGCGCGCGCATCGAACAGCACCGCGCGGATCGCGCGGGACAGGGCTGGCACACCGTCGAATCCCCGCTGGCGATGCCCGCGGCACTGGCCGCCGTGCCCGAAACGGCGCCGGTCCTGGTGGATTGCCTGACGCTTTGGCTGACCAACCTTCTGCTGGGCGAGGCGGATATCGAAAGCGCGACCCGGGCCTTGCTGGCTGCGCTCGACCGGGCGGGGGACACGGTCCTGGTGGCCAATGAAACGGGGCTGGGGATCGTGCCCGACAACGCGCTGGCGCGACGGTTTCGCGATTCGGCAGGGCGCCTCAATCAACAGATCGCGGCGCGGGCGGATCATGTGGTCTTTGTCGCGGCCGGCCTGCCGCTGGTGTTGAAGGGCGCGCCGGCGCTATAG
- the nrdR gene encoding transcriptional repressor NrdR, with protein MRCPFCGNVDTQVKDSRPAEDHVSIRRRRFCPACGGRFTTYERVQLRDLVVVKSSGKREPFDRDKLERSIRIAMQKRPVEPERIEQMISGIVRRLESMGETDIPSRVIGEIVMETLARIDTVAYVRFASVYKNFQAADDFDKFVSELRPPVLNED; from the coding sequence ATGCGCTGCCCGTTCTGCGGAAATGTCGATACCCAGGTCAAGGATTCCAGGCCGGCCGAAGACCATGTGTCGATCCGGCGCCGGCGCTTTTGCCCGGCCTGCGGCGGCCGGTTCACGACTTACGAGCGCGTGCAGTTGCGCGATCTGGTTGTGGTGAAATCCTCGGGCAAGCGCGAGCCGTTCGACCGCGACAAGTTGGAGCGCTCGATCCGCATCGCCATGCAGAAGCGCCCCGTGGAACCCGAGCGCATCGAGCAGATGATCTCGGGCATCGTGCGGCGGCTGGAGTCGATGGGCGAAACCGACATCCCCAGCCGCGTGATCGGCGAGATCGTGATGGAAACCCTCGCGCGGATCGACACCGTGGCCTATGTGCGCTTTGCCAGCGTCTACAAGAATTTCCAGGCGGCGGACGATTTCGACAAATTTGTCAGCGAACTGCGCCCGCCGG
- a CDS encoding ABC transporter ATP-binding protein, which translates to MNSPALVLDGIVKTYPGPVEVLRGVSVSLARGEVVALVAPSGAGKSTLLHVAGLLDSADRGRVEIDGIDMTRLGDGARTAARRGAVGFVYQFHHLLPEFTAAENIVLPQLANGAPRAAAQARAADLLARVGLSDRATHRPAQLSGGEQQRVAFCRAMANAPHVLLADEPTGNLDPGTSDQVFGVLMDLVRNTGLSALIATHNLELAGRMDRILRLEGGRIATS; encoded by the coding sequence ATGAATAGTCCCGCGCTGGTTCTGGACGGGATCGTCAAGACCTACCCCGGCCCGGTCGAGGTGCTGCGCGGGGTGTCCGTGTCGCTGGCACGCGGCGAGGTCGTGGCGCTGGTCGCGCCTTCGGGGGCGGGCAAATCGACGCTGTTGCATGTCGCCGGGTTGCTCGACTCGGCCGACCGGGGCCGGGTCGAGATCGACGGCATCGACATGACGCGGCTCGGCGATGGCGCGCGCACGGCGGCGCGGCGCGGCGCCGTGGGGTTCGTCTATCAGTTCCACCACCTGTTGCCGGAATTTACCGCGGCCGAGAACATCGTGCTGCCGCAGTTGGCCAACGGCGCGCCCCGCGCCGCGGCCCAGGCGCGCGCGGCCGATCTTCTGGCGCGGGTGGGCCTGTCCGACCGCGCCACGCACCGCCCGGCGCAACTGTCCGGCGGCGAACAGCAGCGCGTCGCCTTCTGCCGGGCCATGGCCAACGCGCCGCATGTGCTGCTGGCGGACGAGCCGACCGGGAACCTGGACCCGGGCACCTCGGACCAGGTGTTTGGCGTGCTGATGGATCTGGTGCGCAACACCGGCCTGTCGGCGCTGATCGCCACCCACAATCTGGAGCTTGCGGGGCGCATGGACCGTATCCTGCGGCTCGAAGGCGGCAGAATCGCAACATCGTGA